One window of Cystobacter fuscus DSM 2262 genomic DNA carries:
- a CDS encoding M23 family metallopeptidase: MRRLAPLLLLVASACAHPGARAKMSFDELYSDPAPYPSGPDPGAVSPRQEAGTRGGATVSRQAPESPELRAALATFVAQARAARIQVSQGSAMPDAQVVNWRRMNGFLDEFLRRPARKTSSLDVVRTRTSLEAELELDARAYGDIPAELADAVLARMDALAMRMAELRRPSTRAVPKRLSLSWPVEPVVVTSVFGSRLHPILGTERDHQGVDLAAKAGQLVTAAAQGVVLRAGWNGGHGNQVIVQHDGNVTTRYSHLSRLLVVPGDVVEEGDVLGAAGRTGMATGVHVHFELWRDGEPSDPLDVMGPTESGELPSFVHHESLPDSRKRQGRRPLGRRPL, translated from the coding sequence TTGCGTCGTCTGGCCCCTTTGCTGCTGCTCGTCGCATCGGCGTGCGCCCATCCGGGCGCGCGCGCGAAGATGAGCTTCGATGAGCTGTATTCGGATCCCGCGCCCTATCCCTCGGGCCCGGACCCGGGAGCCGTGTCTCCTCGCCAGGAGGCGGGCACCCGCGGTGGGGCCACTGTCTCGAGGCAGGCGCCCGAGTCCCCCGAGTTGCGGGCCGCGCTGGCCACCTTCGTCGCGCAGGCGCGCGCCGCGCGCATCCAGGTGTCCCAGGGCAGCGCCATGCCGGACGCCCAGGTCGTCAACTGGCGGCGGATGAACGGCTTCCTGGACGAGTTCCTGCGCCGCCCCGCGCGCAAGACGTCCTCGTTGGACGTGGTGCGCACCCGGACGTCGCTGGAGGCCGAGCTGGAGCTGGACGCGCGCGCCTACGGGGACATCCCCGCGGAGCTGGCCGACGCGGTGCTCGCCCGGATGGACGCGCTCGCGATGCGCATGGCCGAGCTGCGCCGCCCCTCCACCCGCGCCGTGCCCAAGCGGCTCTCGCTGAGCTGGCCGGTGGAGCCCGTCGTCGTCACCAGCGTCTTCGGCAGCCGGCTGCACCCCATCCTCGGTACGGAGAGAGATCACCAGGGCGTGGATCTCGCGGCCAAGGCGGGCCAGCTCGTCACCGCCGCGGCCCAGGGCGTGGTGCTGCGCGCCGGGTGGAATGGCGGGCACGGCAACCAGGTCATCGTCCAGCACGATGGCAACGTCACCACCCGCTACAGCCACCTGTCGCGCCTGCTGGTGGTGCCCGGGGACGTGGTGGAGGAGGGCGACGTGCTGGGCGCGGCCGGCAGGACGGGCATGGCCACCGGGGTGCACGTGCACTTCGAGCTGTGGCGTGACGGCGAGCCGAGTGATCCGCTCGATGTCATGGGCCCCACCGAGTCGGGAGAGCTGCCCTCCTTCGTCCACCACGAGTCGCTTCCGGACTCCCGGAAACGACAAGGGCGCCGCCCTCTCGGACGACGCCCACTCTGA
- a CDS encoding HU family DNA-binding protein, whose product MTKAELVEVVAAQSRLTKKSAAEILDIVFANIGKAVKKDQRFSYPGFGTWSVRSRKARKIRNPQTNEMMKLKASKTVGFRPAKELKNSL is encoded by the coding sequence ATGACCAAGGCAGAGCTCGTGGAGGTGGTGGCGGCGCAGTCGCGACTGACGAAAAAGTCGGCGGCGGAGATTCTCGACATCGTCTTCGCCAACATCGGCAAGGCGGTGAAGAAGGACCAGCGCTTCAGCTACCCGGGCTTCGGCACCTGGTCGGTTCGTTCTCGCAAGGCGCGGAAGATCCGCAACCCGCAGACCAACGAGATGATGAAGCTCAAGGCGTCGAAGACGGTGGGCTTCCGGCCCGCCAAGGAACTGAAGAACTCGTTGTAG
- a CDS encoding threonine aldolase family protein translates to MKPIDLRSDTVTKPTAAMRRAMAEADVGDDIYGEDPTVRRLEERIAEVLGLPAALYVPSGTQANQIAMGLHCRQGDEVLAEANSHIFHYESGALSGLWGVQPAPLAGSEGLVTAEQVTAAVRTDFVGPRSRLLSLENTHNRSGGRVWPLALFQSVVDAGRKAGLAVHLDGARLFNAAVATGMPASAWASLTDTTAVCFSKGLGAPVGSAILGSREFIEEARRLRKRLGGAMRQVGILAAGALYGLEHHVERLAEDHVHARRLAAGLAEMPGVKVVPGQVETNMVVAEFPLPVREMLGKLASHGVLAGSTGTGPHTVRLVTHLDVSSTDIDEGLARIRRALAG, encoded by the coding sequence ATGAAGCCCATCGACTTGCGCTCCGATACCGTGACGAAGCCCACCGCCGCCATGCGCCGTGCCATGGCCGAGGCCGACGTCGGGGATGACATCTACGGCGAGGACCCCACGGTGCGCCGGCTGGAGGAGCGCATCGCCGAGGTGCTGGGATTGCCCGCCGCGCTCTACGTGCCCTCGGGGACCCAGGCCAATCAGATCGCCATGGGGCTGCACTGCCGCCAGGGCGACGAGGTGCTCGCCGAGGCCAACAGCCACATCTTCCACTACGAGAGCGGCGCGCTGTCGGGGCTGTGGGGTGTCCAGCCGGCGCCGCTGGCCGGGTCCGAGGGGCTCGTGACCGCCGAGCAGGTGACGGCGGCGGTGCGCACGGACTTCGTCGGTCCGCGCTCGCGGCTGTTGTCGCTGGAGAACACGCACAACCGCAGTGGGGGCCGGGTGTGGCCGCTCGCGCTCTTCCAGAGCGTGGTGGATGCGGGACGCAAGGCGGGGCTGGCGGTGCACCTGGACGGCGCGCGCCTGTTCAACGCCGCGGTGGCCACGGGCATGCCGGCCTCGGCCTGGGCCTCGCTCACCGACACCACGGCGGTGTGCTTCTCCAAGGGCCTGGGCGCGCCGGTGGGCTCGGCCATCCTGGGCTCGCGGGAGTTCATCGAGGAAGCGCGGCGGTTGCGCAAGCGGCTGGGCGGGGCCATGCGCCAGGTGGGCATCCTCGCCGCCGGAGCGCTGTACGGGCTGGAGCACCACGTGGAGCGGCTCGCCGAGGACCATGTCCACGCGCGCCGGCTCGCGGCGGGGCTGGCGGAAATGCCCGGCGTGAAGGTGGTGCCGGGCCAGGTGGAGACGAACATGGTGGTCGCCGAGTTCCCCCTCCCCGTGCGCGAGATGCTCGGCAAGCTGGCGTCCCATGGCGTGCTCGCCGGCTCCACGGGCACGGGGCCTCACACGGTGCGGCTGGTGACCCACCTGGATGTGTCGTCCACGGACATCGACGAGGGCCTCGCGCGCATCCGCCGGGCGCTGGCTGGCTGA